The Bacteroides acidifaciens genome includes a region encoding these proteins:
- a CDS encoding two-component regulator propeller domain-containing protein has product MTQRHLSLFLFLVCFVLNAYGAIELRSTQMRTSDGLPNNSVRYIYQDSKGFLWLATLNGLSRYDGNSFLTFRPEAGDMVSLADNRIYDLTEDKDGFLWISTTPELYSCYDLQRARFIDYTGCGESRQNYSKVFVAANGDVWLHHSGNGCRQMNHQPDGGMTSTVFRTERGNLPDNRVKFVNEDASGRIWIGTQCGLVSVTNGQYRIEDRLIHFTSSLAYKDDMYFLTADGDIYLYQSATQKMQKQASLAVVAGKTSPTGNFLLKDKWVILTTTGVYTYDFNTGDVQADSRMDIKKGELIRDNHGDYWIYNHTGHLTYVLAETGEIKDFQLIPQDKISYIDFERYHIVHDSRGIIWISTYGNGLFAYNTAEDKLEHFVANINDQSHISSDFLLYVMEDRAGGIWVASEYSGLSRISVLNEGTSRIYPESRDLFDRSNTIRMLTKMSNGDICVGTRKGGLYTFDSNLRSKMTNQYFHSNIYAIAEDGQGRMWTGTRGNGLKVGDTWYYNNPSDLTALSDNNVFAIYRDRKERMWIGTFGGGLELAEPTPDGKYKFRHFFQQTFGLRMVRVIEEDENGMVWVGTSEGICIFHPDSLIADSDNYHLFSYTNGKFCSNEIKCIYRDTKGRMWIGTSGSGLNLCEPQDNYNSLKYEHYGTSEGLVNDVIQSILGDKNGNIWVATEYGISKFNPANHSFENYFFSSYTLGNVYSENSACMREDGKLLFGTNYGLIVIDPEKIQDSESFSPVVFTDLYVNGTQMNPQMEDSPLKQSLAYSDEITLKYFQNSFLIDFSTFDYSDSGHTKYMYWLENYDQGWSAPSPLNFASFKYLNPGTYVLHVKSSNGSGIWNDSETTLKIVVVPPFWKTTWAMLCYVLLLIVALYFAFRIVRNFNGLRNRINVEKQLTEYKLVFFTNISHEFRTPLTLIQGALEKIQRVTDIPRELIYPLKTMDKSTQRMLRLINQLLEFRKMQNNKLALSLEETDVISFLYEIFLSFGDVAEQKNMNFRFLPSVPSYKMFIDKGNLDKVTYNLLSNAFKYTPSNGTIILSVNVDEARKTLQIQVSDTGVGIPKEKQNELFKRFMQSNFSGDSIGVGLHLSHELVSVHKGTIEYKDNEGGGSVFTVCIPTDKAVYAEKDFLIPGNVLLKEADGQAHHLLQLSEELPDPEKLPAPLNKRKVLIIEDDNDIREFLKEEVGDYFEVEVAADGTSGFEKARTSEADLIICDVLMPGMTGFEVTRKLKSDFDTSHIPIILLTALSSPEKHLEGIEAGADAYIAKPFSVKLLLARVFRLIEQRDKLREKFSSEPGIVRPAMCTTDRDKEFADRLAAILEQNLARPEFSIDEFAQLMKLGRTVFYRKLRGVTGYSPNEYLRVVRMKKAAELLLSEDNLTVAEVSYKVGISDPFYFSKCFKAQFGVAPSVYQRGVNTDAASSEPQESDS; this is encoded by the coding sequence ATGACTCAAAGACACCTTTCACTCTTCCTCTTTCTCGTTTGTTTTGTGCTGAATGCTTATGGTGCAATAGAACTCCGTTCCACACAAATGAGAACCAGTGACGGTCTTCCCAATAACTCTGTCCGGTACATTTACCAGGATAGCAAAGGCTTCCTGTGGCTGGCTACCTTGAACGGGCTAAGCCGTTATGACGGCAACTCTTTCCTTACCTTCCGTCCGGAAGCCGGAGACATGGTTTCTTTGGCAGACAACCGGATTTATGACCTGACCGAAGATAAAGACGGTTTCCTGTGGATTTCCACCACACCGGAATTATATAGCTGTTACGATTTGCAACGTGCCCGTTTTATTGATTATACCGGGTGTGGCGAGTCGAGACAGAACTATTCGAAAGTATTCGTAGCCGCCAACGGAGATGTGTGGCTGCACCATTCGGGAAACGGCTGTCGCCAAATGAACCATCAACCGGATGGCGGAATGACCTCTACCGTATTCAGAACCGAACGTGGCAATCTGCCGGACAACAGGGTGAAATTTGTTAATGAGGATGCCAGCGGTCGCATTTGGATTGGAACGCAATGCGGCCTAGTCTCTGTCACCAACGGACAATACCGGATAGAAGACCGTCTAATCCATTTCACTTCTTCCCTGGCTTACAAAGATGATATGTATTTCCTGACTGCCGACGGGGACATCTATCTTTATCAGTCTGCCACCCAAAAGATGCAGAAACAAGCTTCTCTTGCCGTTGTCGCGGGAAAGACTTCGCCCACCGGCAACTTTCTGCTAAAGGATAAATGGGTCATTCTGACTACTACCGGAGTATATACGTACGATTTTAACACCGGTGACGTTCAGGCGGATTCCCGCATGGACATCAAGAAAGGCGAACTGATACGTGACAATCACGGTGACTATTGGATATACAACCATACGGGACACCTTACCTATGTACTTGCCGAAACAGGAGAAATCAAGGATTTCCAGTTGATTCCGCAGGACAAGATAAGCTACATCGACTTCGAACGTTATCACATCGTCCATGACTCCCGCGGAATTATCTGGATTTCGACCTACGGTAACGGTCTTTTCGCCTATAATACCGCCGAAGACAAACTGGAACACTTCGTTGCCAATATAAATGACCAAAGCCATATCAGTTCGGACTTCCTGCTTTATGTCATGGAAGACCGTGCCGGTGGTATCTGGGTAGCTTCCGAGTATTCGGGCTTATCCCGCATTTCCGTCTTGAATGAAGGAACTTCCCGTATCTATCCCGAATCCCGTGATTTGTTTGACCGTTCGAACACCATCCGTATGCTCACTAAAATGTCGAACGGTGATATCTGTGTCGGTACACGTAAAGGGGGGCTTTACACCTTCGATTCCAATCTCCGCTCGAAGATGACCAATCAATATTTCCATTCCAATATTTATGCTATTGCCGAGGACGGGCAAGGGCGAATGTGGACGGGAACCCGTGGAAACGGACTGAAAGTAGGGGATACCTGGTATTATAATAATCCTTCCGACCTCACGGCTTTGTCCGACAATAATGTCTTTGCGATTTACCGCGACCGCAAAGAACGTATGTGGATAGGGACATTCGGCGGCGGGCTTGAACTGGCAGAACCTACGCCGGACGGCAAGTATAAATTCCGTCACTTCTTCCAGCAGACATTCGGATTGCGAATGGTGCGCGTGATAGAGGAAGACGAGAACGGGATGGTTTGGGTAGGAACCAGCGAAGGCATCTGCATCTTTCATCCCGATTCATTGATTGCCGATTCTGATAATTATCACCTGTTCAGCTACACGAACGGCAAGTTTTGCAGTAACGAAATCAAGTGCATCTACCGGGATACGAAAGGACGTATGTGGATTGGCACATCCGGTTCGGGACTGAATCTTTGTGAGCCTCAGGATAATTACAACTCTTTGAAGTATGAGCATTACGGCACTTCCGAAGGACTGGTCAACGATGTGATTCAATCTATTCTCGGAGACAAGAACGGAAATATCTGGGTGGCTACCGAGTATGGTATCTCCAAGTTTAACCCGGCCAATCATTCTTTCGAGAATTATTTCTTCTCTTCCTATACCTTGGGGAATGTGTACAGCGAGAATAGTGCCTGCATGCGCGAAGACGGAAAGTTATTGTTTGGAACAAACTACGGTCTGATTGTCATCGACCCCGAAAAGATACAGGATAGTGAGAGTTTTTCTCCGGTGGTCTTCACCGACTTGTATGTCAACGGAACCCAGATGAATCCGCAAATGGAAGATTCTCCCTTGAAGCAGTCACTTGCCTATTCGGATGAAATCACTTTGAAATATTTTCAGAACTCATTTCTGATAGACTTCTCTACCTTTGATTATTCCGATAGCGGACATACGAAGTATATGTACTGGCTGGAGAACTACGACCAGGGTTGGAGTGCGCCTTCTCCTTTGAATTTCGCTTCTTTCAAATACTTGAATCCGGGGACATATGTGCTTCATGTCAAATCGAGCAACGGGTCGGGCATTTGGAACGATAGCGAGACTACATTGAAGATTGTGGTTGTCCCGCCATTTTGGAAGACTACCTGGGCGATGCTGTGTTATGTATTGCTGTTGATTGTAGCCTTATATTTTGCTTTCCGCATTGTCCGCAACTTTAATGGGCTGCGCAACCGCATCAATGTGGAAAAGCAGTTGACCGAATATAAACTGGTGTTCTTCACCAATATCTCCCACGAATTCCGTACCCCGCTTACATTGATTCAGGGAGCACTGGAGAAAATACAGCGCGTCACGGATATTCCGCGCGAACTTATATATCCGTTGAAGACGATGGATAAGAGCACGCAACGTATGTTGAGGCTTATCAACCAGTTGTTGGAATTCAGAAAGATGCAGAACAATAAACTGGCACTTTCTCTGGAAGAAACCGATGTAATCTCGTTCCTTTATGAAATATTCCTGAGCTTCGGCGACGTGGCGGAACAGAAGAACATGAATTTCCGTTTCCTGCCTTCCGTGCCTTCCTATAAGATGTTCATCGACAAGGGAAATCTGGATAAGGTGACTTACAACCTGCTTTCCAATGCATTCAAATATACGCCTTCCAACGGCACTATCATCCTTTCGGTGAACGTGGACGAAGCCCGGAAAACATTGCAGATTCAAGTTTCGGATACGGGAGTCGGTATCCCCAAAGAGAAACAGAATGAACTGTTCAAGCGCTTTATGCAGAGCAACTTCTCCGGTGACAGTATCGGTGTAGGTCTGCATTTGAGCCACGAACTGGTATCGGTGCATAAGGGTACGATTGAATATAAGGACAACGAAGGCGGCGGTTCCGTATTTACCGTATGTATCCCGACGGACAAGGCGGTTTATGCGGAGAAAGACTTTTTGATTCCCGGCAACGTATTGCTGAAAGAAGCGGACGGACAGGCGCATCATTTATTGCAACTCTCGGAAGAACTTCCCGACCCGGAAAAGCTGCCTGCTCCTTTGAACAAACGGAAAGTCCTGATTATTGAGGACGACAACGATATCCGTGAATTCCTGAAAGAAGAAGTGGGAGACTATTTTGAAGTAGAAGTGGCTGCCGACGGAACATCCGGCTTTGAGAAAGCGCGTACGTCCGAAGCAGACCTGATAATCTGCGATGTGCTTATGCCGGGAATGACAGGATTTGAAGTAACCCGGAAACTGAAATCGGATTTCGATACAAGCCATATCCCTATCATCCTGCTGACTGCATTAAGCTCACCGGAAAAACATTTGGAAGGTATCGAAGCGGGAGCGGACGCCTATATCGCAAAGCCATTCAGCGTAAAACTGCTATTGGCACGTGTGTTCCGTTTGATAGAGCAACGCGACAAACTGCGTGAGAAGTTCTCCAGCGAACCGGGTATCGTGCGTCCTGCCATGTGCACTACCGACCGGGATAAGGAATTTGCCGACCGGTTGGCTGCTATCCTTGAACAGAACCTCGCCCGTCCTGAATTTTCTATTGACGAGTTTGCGCAGCTTATGAAGTTGGGACGAACGGTCTTCTACCGGAAGCTGCGCGGTGTGACCGGATATTCGCCGAATGAATACTTGCGTGTGGTGCGGATGAAGAAAGCGGCGGAACTGCTGCTCTCGGAAGATAACCTGACTGTTGCGGAAGTATCCTATAAAGTTGGTATCAGCGACCCGTTCTATTTCAGCAAATGTTTTAAGGCGCAGTTCGGCGTAGCACCGTCTGTTTATCAGCGTGGGGTGAATACGGATGCCGCTTCTTCGGAGCCACAGGAATCGGATTCATAG
- a CDS encoding polysaccharide deacetylase family protein, whose protein sequence is MKTLSFFILVSFFCIFCTGTTLSAADWKVYVAKYRQDKTCAISYTFDDGLAEHSTVAAPELEKRGFRGTFWICGYYTEQGASSKLPRMTWGELRKMAKNGHEISNHSWTHKNAKRLTLEQVKTEIEKNDSAIFANIGAMPVTYCYPYNYKTDEIVELASKNRVGTRTRQISIGSKSTPQRFAKWLDDLMKKGEWGVGMTHGINYGYDAFKEPSLFWEHLDKVKSLEDKIWVGTFREVAAYIRERDDIRLKVSETKKGLTITPEMTVDKKLFTEPLTMVIECKGVGEVFVKQGRKPLPAHISGEKVLFDFNPYAGKIKVSFKYK, encoded by the coding sequence ATGAAAACTCTTTCTTTCTTTATCCTAGTTTCTTTCTTCTGCATTTTCTGTACCGGTACTACCTTGTCGGCAGCGGACTGGAAAGTCTATGTCGCCAAATACAGGCAGGACAAGACTTGCGCTATCTCCTATACTTTTGATGACGGTTTGGCGGAACATTCCACGGTAGCTGCGCCGGAATTGGAAAAGCGTGGCTTTAGGGGGACATTTTGGATATGCGGCTATTATACGGAACAAGGGGCATCGTCCAAATTACCCCGGATGACTTGGGGCGAACTGAGGAAAATGGCAAAGAACGGACACGAGATTTCCAACCATAGCTGGACACATAAGAATGCGAAACGACTGACGTTGGAACAGGTGAAGACGGAAATAGAAAAGAATGACAGTGCGATTTTTGCCAATATAGGTGCGATGCCTGTCACTTACTGCTATCCCTATAATTATAAAACCGATGAAATCGTGGAACTGGCTTCCAAAAACAGGGTCGGAACACGTACCAGGCAGATTTCAATCGGTAGCAAATCGACTCCCCAACGATTTGCCAAATGGTTGGATGATTTGATGAAAAAAGGGGAATGGGGAGTAGGCATGACGCATGGAATCAATTACGGATATGATGCTTTTAAGGAACCGTCCCTGTTTTGGGAACATTTGGACAAGGTGAAAAGCCTGGAAGATAAGATTTGGGTAGGTACGTTCCGTGAAGTGGCCGCTTATATAAGGGAGAGAGACGATATTCGGTTGAAAGTATCGGAAACAAAGAAAGGCTTGACGATTACTCCTGAAATGACAGTAGACAAGAAACTGTTTACAGAACCGTTGACAATGGTGATTGAATGTAAAGGAGTAGGGGAAGTATTCGTGAAACAAGGCAGGAAGCCACTGCCGGCACATATCTCAGGAGAGAAAGTCCTTTTCGATTTCAATCCGTATGCAGGGAAAATCAAAGTAAGTTTTAAATATAAATAA
- the rhaM gene encoding L-rhamnose mutarotase, with protein sequence MKREAFKMYLKPGCEAEYEKRHAAIWPELKALLSKNGVSDYSIYWDKETNILFAFQKTEGDAGSQDLGNTEIVQKWWDYMADIMEVNPDNSPVSIPLPEVFHMD encoded by the coding sequence ATGAAACGAGAAGCATTTAAGATGTATTTGAAACCCGGTTGCGAAGCCGAATACGAAAAGAGACATGCCGCCATCTGGCCCGAACTGAAAGCGTTGCTTTCAAAGAACGGCGTGTCGGACTACTCCATTTACTGGGACAAGGAGACGAATATCCTTTTCGCCTTCCAAAAGACGGAAGGGGATGCAGGTTCACAGGATTTGGGCAATACGGAGATTGTACAGAAATGGTGGGATTACATGGCGGACATCATGGAAGTGAATCCGGACAATTCGCCGGTATCCATTCCTTTGCCGGAAGTGTTTCATATGGATTGA